One Planktothrix tepida PCC 9214 DNA window includes the following coding sequences:
- a CDS encoding glycosyltransferase: protein MSQPLISAIICTHNREQYLGLAIDSLLQQDFPEFEVIVVDNASTDGTRQVVEARLPHAKLRYIYEPITGLSVARNTGAKIAQSPILAYLDDDAIATPQWLRVLYSAYENHPKLAIAGGKVTLIWPEGITSPLWLSDNLAGNLGVYNLGEQWVDIKNPGLTPRGLNYSIRRSFLEKIGGFDINLGRVGKRLLSNEELQMTELALQDGWQVAYIPEALVAHHVAPERVNRSWFMERGWWQGISECYREQLAGRDGMIQLGRGGERILRGLYKTIKYFGNPALRFDNFVYAYGQIGYLSAALSGLVRSTSQRGNNPQ, encoded by the coding sequence ATGTCACAACCGCTTATTTCTGCAATTATTTGTACCCACAATCGAGAACAATATTTAGGGTTAGCGATTGATAGTTTGCTGCAACAGGATTTCCCGGAATTTGAAGTGATTGTGGTGGATAATGCTTCCACGGATGGAACCCGTCAAGTGGTGGAAGCTCGTCTTCCCCATGCCAAATTGCGATATATTTATGAACCGATTACAGGTTTATCGGTCGCCCGGAATACGGGGGCAAAAATTGCTCAAAGTCCGATTCTTGCTTATTTAGATGACGATGCTATTGCCACACCTCAATGGTTAAGGGTGTTATATTCAGCTTATGAAAATCATCCGAAACTCGCCATTGCTGGGGGCAAGGTTACTTTGATTTGGCCAGAAGGAATTACTTCCCCACTCTGGTTATCGGATAATTTAGCGGGAAATTTGGGTGTCTATAATTTAGGGGAGCAGTGGGTGGACATTAAAAATCCGGGTTTGACACCCAGAGGGTTAAATTACTCCATCCGTCGCAGTTTCTTAGAAAAAATTGGCGGTTTTGATATTAATTTAGGCCGGGTGGGAAAACGATTGTTATCCAATGAAGAATTACAGATGACTGAACTCGCACTCCAAGACGGTTGGCAAGTTGCCTATATTCCTGAAGCCTTAGTCGCCCATCATGTTGCACCGGAACGGGTGAACCGATCTTGGTTTATGGAACGGGGATGGTGGCAAGGCATTAGCGAATGTTATCGCGAACAATTAGCGGGACGAGACGGCATGATCCAACTGGGACGCGGAGGAGAACGCATTCTGCGAGGATTGTACAAAACTATTAAATATTTTGGCAATCCTGCCTTACGATTTGATAATTTCGTGTATGCTTACGGTCAAATCGGCTATCTTAGTGCTGCCCTTTCCGGTTTAGTTCGTTCTACGTCTCAACGAGGGAATAACCCGCAATAA
- a CDS encoding glycosyltransferase family 2 protein → MTSNLSKLPVSVLIPARNEQANLPACLASVARADEIFVVDSQSSDRSVEIAESYGAKVVQFYFKGGWPKKKNWSLENLPFRNEWVLIVDCDERITPESWDEIAEVIKNREYTGYYINRRVFFLGTWIRHGGKYPDWNLRLFQHKLGRYENLQTEDVPNTGDNEVHEHVVMSSGKVGYLKEDMLHEDFRDLFHWIERHNRYSNWEARVYYNLLTGADDSKTIGASLFGDSVKRKRFLKKIWVRLPLKPLLRFILFYFIQLGFLDGKAGYIYGRLLSQYEYQIGVKLFELRKFGGQLNVTPKPSQSSVEPSVTTH, encoded by the coding sequence ATGACTTCTAACTTATCTAAACTTCCTGTTTCTGTGTTAATTCCGGCTCGAAATGAACAAGCCAATTTACCTGCTTGTTTAGCGAGTGTTGCTAGAGCCGATGAGATTTTTGTTGTCGATTCCCAAAGTAGCGATCGCAGTGTGGAAATTGCTGAAAGTTATGGAGCCAAAGTTGTTCAATTCTATTTTAAAGGCGGATGGCCGAAGAAGAAAAATTGGTCGTTAGAAAATTTACCGTTTAGAAATGAATGGGTTTTAATTGTTGATTGTGATGAACGGATTACGCCTGAATCTTGGGATGAAATTGCTGAAGTGATTAAAAACCGAGAATATACGGGATATTATATTAATCGTCGGGTGTTCTTTTTAGGCACTTGGATTCGTCACGGCGGCAAATATCCTGACTGGAATTTACGTTTATTTCAACATAAATTGGGACGCTATGAAAACTTACAAACGGAAGATGTTCCCAATACTGGAGATAATGAAGTTCACGAGCACGTTGTTATGTCTTCAGGGAAAGTGGGATATCTTAAAGAGGATATGCTGCATGAAGATTTCCGAGATTTATTCCACTGGATTGAACGCCATAACCGTTATTCTAATTGGGAAGCAAGAGTTTATTATAATCTCTTAACGGGTGCTGATGATAGTAAAACTATTGGAGCCAGTCTCTTTGGTGATTCGGTTAAACGCAAGCGATTTTTAAAGAAAATTTGGGTGAGATTACCCTTGAAACCTCTGTTGCGGTTTATTTTATTCTATTTTATCCAATTGGGATTCTTAGATGGCAAAGCGGGATACATCTATGGCAGACTGTTAAGCCAATACGAATATCAAATTGGGGTTAAATTATTTGAATTGCGTAAGTTTGGCGGACAATTAAACGTTACTCCAAAACCCTCTCAATCCTCTGTTGAACCTTCTGTAACTACCCATTAA
- the hpsU gene encoding hormogonium polysaccharide biosynthesis acetyltransferase HpsU: MEKTTFVDLRKYDQSDFDRGKPGWFVLFWWLVQGVIFPLTLHPLNGIRCQILRLFGAKIGQGVIIRPTARFTYPWKVTIGDYSWIGDDVVFYSLDQITIGEHCVISQKSYLCTGSHDIKTPDFKLKTAPIVIEDGAWVATDCFIGPGVEIGVNVVIGARSSVFKNMPSGQVCMGSPCRPCYSRPMS; the protein is encoded by the coding sequence ATGGAAAAAACAACATTTGTAGATTTAAGGAAATATGACCAGTCGGATTTTGATCGGGGAAAACCCGGTTGGTTTGTGTTATTCTGGTGGCTAGTTCAAGGCGTGATATTTCCCTTAACACTACATCCCTTGAATGGAATTCGCTGTCAAATTTTACGATTATTTGGAGCTAAAATTGGTCAAGGGGTGATTATTCGTCCAACAGCCCGATTTACCTATCCTTGGAAAGTCACCATTGGAGATTATAGTTGGATTGGAGATGATGTTGTCTTTTATAGTTTAGATCAAATTACCATCGGCGAACATTGCGTCATCTCTCAAAAAAGTTATTTATGTACCGGAAGTCATGATATTAAAACACCGGACTTTAAATTAAAAACGGCTCCGATTGTCATTGAAGATGGAGCTTGGGTGGCTACGGATTGCTTTATCGGCCCTGGGGTTGAAATTGGAGTCAATGTTGTAATTGGGGCGCGCAGTAGTGTCTTTAAAAATATGCCTTCGGGCCAAGTTTGTATGGGTTCGCCTTGTCGTCCCTGTTATTCCAGACCCATGAGTTAA